Proteins co-encoded in one Callospermophilus lateralis isolate mCalLat2 chromosome 2, mCalLat2.hap1, whole genome shotgun sequence genomic window:
- the Dcun1d5 gene encoding DCN1-like protein 5 isoform X3, which yields MCDCTEKLQNKFDFLRSQLNDISSFKNIYRYAFDFARDKDQRSLDIDTAKSMLALLLGRTWPLFSVFYQYLEQSKYRVMNKDQWYNVLEFSRTVHADLSNYDEDGAWPVLLDEFVEWQKVRQTS from the exons GTGTGATTGCACAGAAAAGTTACAGAACAAATTTGATTTTTTGCGCTCACAGCTGAATGACATTTCATCATTTAAGAATATATACAGATATGCCTTTGATTTTGCAAGG GATAAAGATCAGAGAAGCCTTGATATTGATACTGCTAAATCTATGTTAGCTCTTCTGCTTGGTAGGACATGGCCACTGTTTTCAGTATTTTACCagtacctggag CAATCAAAGTATCGTGTTATGAACAAAGATCAGTGGTACAATGTATTAGAATTCAGCAGAACAGTTCATGCCGATCTTAGTAACTACGATGAAGACGGTGCTT GGCCCGTTCTTCTTGATGAATTTGTTGAGTGGCAAAAAGTTCGTCAAACATCATAG